The Polypterus senegalus isolate Bchr_013 unplaced genomic scaffold, ASM1683550v1 scaffold_3308, whole genome shotgun sequence genomic interval CTCGCTGTCCCGGATGAGGAAATCCCCCTCATCTCCTCTCTCATTCAGTGCCACTTCTGCTTGATGTCTTGTCACTTTGCCGTAGTACCACTGTCGGCCTGCAAACTTTCCACTAGTTGCAGGACGAATGTAGTCACAATCAGGCAATGGGGGTCCGGCACTGTTGGTCGAGTTCTGCACCACATTCACATAGTTCTTAGGCACAAGTCCCACCTGGCCATTGCTTTTACGACATTTCCACCATTCAGGGTCATTTTCTGGTTTCTCAACAACATCCATCACCTCCCCCTTCTCAAAGTTGAGCTCCTCATCATTGGAGGAACTGAAGGGGTAAAGTGCCTGCACTACGTGCAAGACACGGCTGTTTCCTGCATTTTGAACCACTGCTGCTAGCTTTTCAGTCAGTGAGCTGACAGGTTCTGAGAAGGTGTTATCCGAGTCCTCAACCACATAATTGGAAGGGAACCAACCCACATGTCCATTGTAGCTGCCCCTCCACCAGCCATCGCTGCACTTTTCCATTACAATGACTTTTGTTCCTTTCACCAAGGACAGCTCGTCCTCCCTCTCAGCTGCGTAGCTGAACTTCACCACGGCTGGCATGTTCAGATCATACAGCCGCTCACCATTGTCCGAGAAATAGTCAGCGTCAGCGTTGGAAGCAGTCTCCCTCATGCTCGTTTTCCTTTTCACTTTACCAATTCCTAAagggagaggaaaaaaataaataaataaatgtttcaatCCTTCTAAATCACAAACTTGGGATTCCTGTGCTAAACAAATACACTGAAATCCAAAGAAGAtgacacagaaaagagaaaatctaacatactgtatatattaaatcaCTTCACATAAAACGGCAGACCCACAATTAAGAATAAGCTAAATCTGCTTTAATGTACATAACGGCTCAAATCCTGCTGCGTATTTTGAACTGAACTTAAAGAACTGTTCTCATAGAAACAATTTCCCAGAGTACAGTATGGGGAATCATGTACAAGATTAAATACAAGTGGCATCTCTGTTCATGGTTGTAGCAGGCAAAATAAATTACCCAAACACGTGTTGTTACAGTTGACTTTAACAGGAGAATAAGTTATTTTAGCTAACAAAGTAGCACCATTGATCTGCAATAAAGAAATGCCTGTTTTGTAAGGCAATCAAAACACAGGAGAATGTCCTACaatcatttccatttttatataaACTTTGCCACTCAGAGGTTTTGCGATCTGTAATTGACaccgttttacatttttctgtacgTCGGTACAGTGGATTACATTTGTATTATAATGTTGTTTAAGTGTAATGAGAATTAACCTGTAAAAcaacaatgttttttaaaagccaaatgacaatgtaacaaaaatgtattaaccaTTAACAGAAGAAACACTAATCTGACTCAACCAAGTCACTGATATTCATTACAAAGCAACAGAGACATGGATGCTGGTAAACAAACCAATGCCCTGAAGTTGCTgccatattaaaaaacaaacttgaaaataGTAGGTTTTGTTTGTTGAgaccttgtttttattttgtgtatactTCTTTTCTTTGCAGACACATACTGACACAACCCTCCTTCaacacaaactgataatggctTTCAAATCCACATACTAACAAAATTGTGAACAGGGTGCAGAATTTCTGGATCTGAGCTGGCAGGTTAAGTCATTTTAAGGTG includes:
- the LOC120519274 gene encoding cytoplasmic protein NCK1-like, with amino-acid sequence MRETASNADADYFSDNGERLYDLNMPAVVKFSYAAEREDELSLVKGTKVIVMEKCSDGWWRGSYNGHVGWFPSNYVVEDSDNTFSEPVSSLTEKLAAVVQNAGNSRVLHVVQALYPFSSSNDEELNFEKGEVMDVVEKPENDPEWWKCRKSNGQVGLVPKNYVNVVQNSTNSAGPPLPDCDYIRPATSGKFAGRQWYYGKVTRHQAEVALNERGDEGDFLIRDSESSPNDFSISLKAQGKNKHFKVQLKDALYCIGQRKFDSMDELVEHYKKAPIFTSEQGDKLYLVKALS